The following coding sequences are from one Phycisphaeraceae bacterium window:
- the dnaN gene encoding DNA polymerase III subunit beta, which translates to MKVICDRGALLEAVNLVAGVVPTRTPTPQLSSIRLVATKGPGGSELTIAGSDAESSLILSLSQVDIAEPGTALVPADKLRQIVSAEEGEPTLTLESQGDRCDIRGANAHFRVFGPAGEYPPIPDFASVVAATGAEAPKTVFACPAGQLMQLVQRSVFATARETSRYAINGVLLRREGKKLEMVATDGRRLALSRTVVSGSGAGKEAAPVSCIIPTKALAMVPKLVHNDEDIVRVAITDSRIFFAFEHAGAGEGKKGAAPTAPRAVLSSTLVEGTFPPYEDVIPKDQDRKITADREHLSLAVRKAAVLTNEESRGVRMSFSKSGRKLTLSSRAPEMGEAEIGVDLNSFDGDDIDISFNPQFITDALRVVTDAEVIVELKASNKPGLIRSADETFKYVVMPVNLPQ; encoded by the coding sequence ATGAAGGTCATCTGTGATCGCGGCGCCCTGCTCGAGGCGGTCAACCTCGTTGCCGGCGTCGTCCCGACCCGCACCCCAACCCCCCAACTCTCGTCCATCCGCCTTGTGGCGACCAAGGGTCCCGGCGGGAGCGAACTGACCATCGCCGGCTCCGATGCGGAATCGTCGCTGATCCTGTCGCTCTCGCAGGTCGACATCGCCGAGCCCGGCACCGCCCTCGTCCCCGCGGACAAGCTCCGCCAGATTGTCTCCGCGGAAGAGGGGGAGCCCACACTCACCCTTGAGTCCCAGGGCGACCGCTGCGACATCCGCGGCGCCAACGCCCACTTCAGGGTCTTCGGCCCCGCGGGCGAGTACCCACCGATCCCCGACTTTGCTTCGGTTGTCGCCGCGACCGGCGCGGAAGCACCCAAGACGGTCTTCGCCTGCCCGGCTGGCCAACTCATGCAGCTGGTGCAGCGCTCCGTCTTCGCGACCGCCCGCGAGACCTCCCGGTACGCCATCAACGGCGTCCTGCTCCGGCGCGAAGGGAAGAAGCTCGAGATGGTCGCGACCGACGGTCGCAGGCTGGCGCTCAGCCGCACCGTGGTTTCCGGCTCCGGCGCGGGGAAGGAGGCCGCCCCGGTCTCGTGCATCATCCCCACCAAGGCGCTGGCCATGGTCCCCAAGCTCGTGCACAACGACGAGGACATCGTCCGCGTCGCGATCACCGACTCCCGCATCTTCTTTGCCTTCGAGCACGCGGGCGCGGGCGAGGGCAAGAAGGGCGCCGCGCCCACCGCGCCGCGGGCCGTCCTCTCCTCCACCCTGGTCGAGGGCACCTTTCCCCCCTACGAGGATGTCATCCCCAAGGACCAGGACCGCAAGATCACCGCCGATCGCGAGCATCTCTCCCTTGCCGTGCGCAAGGCCGCCGTGCTCACCAACGAGGAGTCCCGCGGCGTACGGATGTCGTTCTCCAAGTCCGGCAGGAAACTCACGCTTTCCAGCCGCGCCCCGGAGATGGGCGAAGCGGAGATCGGCGTCGACCTCAACTCCTTCGACGGCGACGACATCGATATCTCGTTCAACCCGCAGTTCATCACCGACGCCCTCCGTGTTGTCACCGATGCAGAGGTGATTGTTGAACTGAAGGCTTCCAACAAGCCCGGGCTCATCCGCTCGGCGGACGAGACCTTCAAGTATGTCGTGATGCCCGTGAACCTGCCGCAGTAA
- a CDS encoding transketolase, which translates to MSFEAVVHAQAIELDKLALEMTAAAGSGHPTTAMSLGHIVTVLMFSSMRWSPDYPDYPTSDRLVLSEGHAVPIVYAACAKLGVMIGKGETRRRMTVEDAMKLRAMDSEIDGHPNPIEGFPFFDAATGSLGQGLSVAAGLAEAARLDGLDRRIYCIIGDGESREGQVSEALDFIAERKLTAVLPIFNCNEYGQSDRVSGQQSWEKIKAKLEAFGYDAKVIDGHNPSQIKGAFDEFAQRAGTDGKPMAVVARTVKGWGVSSMHGNGWHGKPASGDTLKKALAELAEKRQEVTSSLVSSDQFTIQPPKEMAPKEVAFGEAPSFNAMMKKLDMESAVHSGKMATRRAYGAALRAMGQANDRIVVLDADVSNSTYADMFRKDAALADRFIECKIAEQNMFSAAAGLSAGGKIPFCSTFAKFVTRGYDQIEMAINSGANLKIVGSHAGITLAADGPSQMSLPDVSWFRSWTTMRDHRGNPGCYLLQPCDAYSAYGLAQAMAEYEGACYMRTLRADTEFIYGDDQVFNLGGMEVLSQGRDVLLCAAGYMVHEANRAIDLLDKAGISATLVDMYSIPFDADALLDLAGANGGYVITLEDNYGGGLGSAVADAITNSGDAFTLEQMHVRRIPKSARTEAEMLQMCGLTAKDIVQTAMKLLQVV; encoded by the coding sequence ATGTCATTCGAAGCGGTGGTGCACGCGCAGGCGATCGAGCTCGACAAGTTGGCGCTGGAGATGACCGCCGCGGCGGGCAGCGGGCACCCGACGACGGCGATGAGCCTCGGGCACATCGTCACGGTGCTGATGTTCAGCTCCATGCGGTGGTCGCCGGATTACCCCGATTACCCGACCTCGGACCGGCTCGTTCTCTCGGAGGGGCACGCGGTGCCGATCGTCTACGCGGCGTGCGCGAAGCTTGGGGTGATGATCGGCAAGGGCGAGACTCGGAGGCGGATGACGGTCGAGGACGCCATGAAGCTGCGGGCGATGGACTCGGAGATCGACGGGCACCCGAACCCGATCGAGGGGTTCCCGTTCTTTGACGCCGCGACGGGCTCGCTGGGACAGGGGTTGTCGGTCGCGGCGGGGCTCGCGGAGGCGGCCCGTCTCGACGGGCTGGATCGGCGGATCTACTGCATCATCGGGGACGGGGAGAGCCGGGAAGGCCAGGTCAGCGAGGCGCTGGACTTCATCGCCGAGCGGAAGCTCACGGCGGTGCTGCCGATCTTCAACTGCAACGAGTACGGCCAGTCCGACCGGGTCTCGGGCCAGCAGAGCTGGGAGAAGATCAAGGCCAAGCTCGAGGCGTTCGGGTACGACGCGAAGGTGATCGACGGGCACAACCCGAGCCAGATCAAGGGGGCCTTCGACGAGTTCGCCCAGCGGGCCGGAACGGACGGCAAGCCGATGGCGGTGGTGGCCAGGACGGTCAAGGGCTGGGGCGTGTCGTCGATGCACGGCAACGGCTGGCACGGCAAGCCGGCCTCGGGTGACACGCTCAAGAAGGCCCTCGCGGAGCTGGCGGAGAAGCGGCAGGAGGTCACGAGTTCGCTGGTGTCCTCCGACCAGTTCACGATCCAGCCGCCCAAGGAAATGGCTCCCAAGGAGGTCGCCTTCGGCGAGGCGCCCAGCTTCAACGCGATGATGAAGAAGCTCGACATGGAGAGTGCCGTGCACTCCGGCAAGATGGCGACGCGCCGGGCCTACGGCGCGGCGCTTCGCGCCATGGGCCAGGCCAACGACCGGATCGTCGTGCTGGACGCGGACGTTTCGAACTCGACCTACGCCGACATGTTCCGCAAGGACGCGGCGCTGGCCGACCGCTTCATCGAGTGCAAGATCGCGGAGCAGAACATGTTCTCCGCCGCGGCGGGGCTGTCGGCGGGCGGGAAGATCCCGTTCTGCTCGACCTTCGCGAAATTCGTCACGCGCGGTTACGACCAGATCGAGATGGCAATCAACTCCGGGGCCAACCTGAAGATCGTCGGCAGCCACGCGGGCATCACGCTCGCGGCGGACGGCCCGAGCCAGATGTCGCTCCCGGATGTCTCCTGGTTCCGCTCGTGGACCACCATGCGTGACCACCGCGGCAACCCGGGCTGCTACCTGCTCCAGCCGTGCGACGCCTACTCGGCCTACGGCCTCGCCCAGGCGATGGCGGAGTACGAGGGCGCCTGCTACATGCGGACGCTTCGGGCCGATACCGAGTTCATCTACGGCGACGACCAGGTCTTCAACCTCGGCGGGATGGAGGTTCTGAGTCAGGGCCGCGATGTGCTGCTGTGCGCCGCCGGCTACATGGTGCACGAGGCCAACCGGGCCATCGACCTGCTCGACAAGGCGGGCATCTCGGCCACGCTGGTCGATATGTACTCGATCCCGTTCGACGCCGACGCGCTGCTCGACCTGGCGGGCGCCAACGGCGGCTACGTCATTACGCTCGAGGACAACTACGGTGGCGGCCTCGGCTCGGCCGTGGCGGACGCGATCACCAACTCCGGCGACGCGTTCACACTCGAGCAGATGCACGTCCGCCGCATCCCCAAGAGCGCCAGGACCGAGGCCGAGATGCTCCAGATGTGCGGCCTGACGGCCAAGGACATCGTGCAGACGGCGATGAAGCTGCTGCAGGTCGTGTAA
- a CDS encoding glycosyltransferase family 2 protein translates to MKLSIVIPVYNEQATIKAIVEHVRAVDLGDVEKEIVCVDDCSTDATRERLREMAAQGTIRAYYHEVNQGKGAALRTGFASATGDMVIIQDADLEYDPKEYPRLIRPILDGKADVVFGSRFVGGESHRVLYFWHSLGNRVLTLLSNALTNLNLTDMEVCYKVFRREVIQRIRVEENRFGFEPEITAKVARLGCRIYEVGVSYSGRTYAEGKKIGWKDGVRAIWCILKYNLFRTDDPGSGPAR, encoded by the coding sequence ATGAAGCTGTCCATTGTCATCCCGGTGTACAACGAGCAGGCGACGATCAAGGCCATCGTCGAGCACGTGCGGGCGGTTGATCTCGGCGATGTCGAGAAGGAGATCGTCTGCGTCGACGATTGCTCGACCGACGCGACGCGGGAGCGGCTCCGCGAGATGGCGGCCCAGGGGACGATCAGGGCGTACTACCACGAGGTGAACCAGGGGAAGGGTGCTGCGCTGCGGACCGGCTTCGCCTCCGCGACCGGCGACATGGTGATCATCCAGGATGCCGATCTCGAGTACGACCCGAAGGAGTACCCGCGCCTGATCCGGCCGATCCTCGACGGCAAGGCGGATGTTGTGTTCGGGTCCAGGTTCGTCGGCGGGGAGTCGCACCGCGTGCTCTACTTCTGGCACTCGCTGGGCAACCGCGTGCTGACGCTGCTCTCCAACGCCCTGACCAACCTCAACCTTACCGACATGGAGGTCTGCTACAAGGTCTTCAGGCGGGAGGTGATCCAGAGGATCCGGGTGGAGGAGAACCGGTTCGGGTTTGAGCCCGAGATCACCGCCAAGGTGGCGCGGCTCGGCTGCCGGATCTACGAGGTAGGCGTGTCGTACTCGGGCCGCACGTACGCGGAGGGGAAGAAGATCGGTTGGAAGGACGGGGTGCGGGCGATCTGGTGCATCCTCAAGTACAACCTCTTCAGGACCGACGACCCGGGGAGCGGCCCGGCGCGGTAG
- a CDS encoding molybdenum cofactor guanylyltransferase, with protein sequence MAPAIQPVVLAGGRSSRFGRDKLREPIGPDEGGRWLIDVPIKALRDVFGGGVVLVGDCDPEVAARSDRVIADCYPGTGPIGGVVSALEATDLDVFVLAGDMPAVTPDVVRAILNKAGRSPTMWAVLASTDGHRPEPCFGVYRQASRAALRSRLTTGGDRSLHAALPPDRVVHVLVPERIAANINTSDDFLSWRRSARPIP encoded by the coding sequence GTGGCCCCGGCAATCCAGCCCGTGGTCCTTGCAGGTGGGAGAAGTTCCCGCTTTGGACGCGACAAACTCCGCGAGCCGATCGGTCCCGACGAGGGCGGCCGTTGGCTCATTGATGTTCCGATCAAGGCGCTCCGCGACGTGTTTGGCGGGGGTGTTGTGCTTGTCGGGGACTGCGACCCGGAGGTCGCCGCGAGGAGCGACCGCGTGATCGCGGATTGCTACCCGGGCACCGGACCCATCGGCGGCGTTGTCTCCGCGCTCGAGGCCACGGACCTGGATGTCTTTGTCCTCGCCGGAGACATGCCGGCGGTCACTCCGGACGTCGTCCGCGCCATCCTCAACAAAGCCGGGCGCTCCCCCACGATGTGGGCCGTGCTTGCTTCGACCGACGGCCACCGACCGGAACCGTGCTTTGGTGTGTACCGACAGGCCTCCCGCGCCGCACTCAGATCTCGTCTCACAACAGGTGGGGATCGATCGCTGCACGCCGCGCTGCCTCCCGACCGTGTTGTGCACGTCCTCGTGCCCGAGCGGATCGCGGCCAACATCAACACCAGCGACGACTTCCTGTCGTGGCGGCGCTCGGCGCGGCCGATCCCGTGA
- a CDS encoding MogA/MoaB family molybdenum cofactor biosynthesis protein, protein MTLSPPIKVGVLTVSDRCSRGEAADTSGPGLAEIARERLGAVIAVTGTVPDEVDRLSAVFLEWAAPSLGLDLILSTGGTGLAPRDVTPEAAMRVIQRPHPGLMELARHRCLAKTPRAFLSRGVAGVINRTLLLTLPGSPRGSRENLEALLDILPHAIETLRGDVQDDGRPDASPVTGRVIAHED, encoded by the coding sequence ATGACCCTGTCGCCGCCCATCAAGGTCGGCGTGCTCACCGTCTCGGACCGCTGCTCCCGCGGCGAGGCGGCGGACACTTCCGGCCCCGGGCTCGCCGAGATCGCACGCGAGCGCCTCGGCGCCGTGATCGCCGTGACGGGGACCGTTCCCGACGAAGTGGACCGTCTTTCGGCCGTGTTCCTCGAGTGGGCAGCGCCATCGCTCGGGCTCGATCTCATTCTCTCGACCGGCGGCACCGGCCTGGCCCCGCGCGATGTCACGCCAGAGGCGGCGATGCGCGTCATCCAGCGCCCGCACCCGGGGCTGATGGAACTCGCGCGCCATCGATGCCTTGCCAAGACCCCGCGCGCGTTCCTCTCGCGGGGGGTTGCCGGGGTGATCAACCGGACGCTTCTTCTCACCCTCCCCGGATCGCCCCGCGGCTCGCGCGAGAACCTCGAAGCCCTGCTCGACATCCTGCCGCACGCGATCGAGACCCTCCGCGGCGACGTGCAGGACGACGGCCGCCCCGACGCAAGCCCCGTCACCGGCAGGGTGATCGCCCACGAGGACTAA
- the moaC gene encoding cyclic pyranopterin monophosphate synthase MoaC: MPAPTPPSGLSHLSTDGNARMVPVGEKPVTERAAIAEALVTVSPELARAIHANALAKGNLIEVARLAGIQAAKRTDEIIPLCHTLPLDHADVRITLDGTRVVIRAEARCHARTGVEMEALTAAAVAALTVIDMGKAIDKAIRIDGLRIIEKSGGRSGHYVAKEPSGGPGA, translated from the coding sequence ATGCCGGCTCCGACGCCACCATCCGGGTTGTCGCACCTAAGCACCGACGGAAACGCCCGCATGGTGCCGGTAGGCGAGAAGCCGGTGACGGAACGGGCCGCGATAGCCGAGGCGCTCGTCACGGTCTCACCCGAACTGGCCCGCGCGATCCACGCCAACGCGCTGGCCAAGGGCAACCTGATCGAGGTCGCCCGGCTCGCCGGAATCCAGGCCGCGAAGCGGACCGACGAAATCATCCCGCTGTGCCACACGCTGCCGCTGGACCACGCCGACGTCCGCATCACCCTCGATGGCACTCGCGTCGTGATCCGCGCCGAGGCCCGGTGCCACGCCCGAACGGGCGTCGAGATGGAGGCGCTCACCGCCGCGGCGGTCGCGGCCCTGACCGTCATCGATATGGGGAAGGCCATCGACAAGGCGATCCGTATCGACGGGCTGCGAATCATCGAGAAGTCCGGCGGCCGCAGCGGTCACTACGTCGCCAAGGAGCCATCGGGAGGTCCCGGCGCATGA
- a CDS encoding molybdopterin molybdotransferase MoeA, producing the protein MTSVTPGSATPAAEFAYQSPQQALDALLPRIRRLQMERIPLAEAPGRVLGEAVVADRDSPALDVSAMDGYAVRLADLAPFVTGAPPAPMPVVGEVHIGLEPQALPAGAALRIVTGAAIPMGADAVIKRELVTERERSISLTPVAASSIRMWESIRRRGENVRAGEMIIPAGREVTAPVAAALAAFGCARPLVYRQVKVGILTTGDEISDLRDQITPWQIRDSNGPALEAMLFAHGWIDPLVGPRARDDRDGIARATAELAVHCDAIILTGGVSMGARDYVPAAVQSLAAHVIFHRLPQRPGKPILGAVLAPGRPVFGLPGNPLSVMVTARRIVLPALAVQAGLSAPLGPTGFIRLRKPDSGTIALWWHRPVRLLEPGVGELVAPASSGDVAGAAASDGFVEVPPGASGEGPWPFYSWTG; encoded by the coding sequence ATGACCAGCGTCACCCCCGGTTCAGCCACGCCCGCCGCCGAGTTTGCGTACCAGTCGCCGCAGCAGGCGCTTGATGCGCTGCTTCCTCGCATCAGGCGCCTGCAGATGGAGCGGATCCCGCTCGCCGAAGCCCCCGGCCGGGTGCTCGGCGAGGCCGTGGTTGCCGACCGCGACAGCCCAGCGCTCGATGTCTCTGCAATGGATGGGTACGCCGTGCGACTGGCCGATCTGGCTCCGTTCGTCACCGGCGCGCCCCCGGCCCCCATGCCCGTCGTGGGTGAGGTCCACATCGGGCTTGAGCCGCAGGCGCTGCCCGCCGGCGCCGCGCTCCGGATCGTGACTGGCGCGGCGATCCCGATGGGCGCCGACGCGGTCATCAAGCGCGAACTGGTGACGGAGCGGGAGCGTTCGATCTCACTCACTCCCGTCGCGGCCTCCTCCATCCGCATGTGGGAGTCGATCCGCCGCCGCGGCGAGAACGTCCGGGCCGGCGAGATGATCATCCCCGCTGGGCGGGAGGTCACGGCCCCGGTCGCCGCGGCGCTGGCGGCCTTCGGGTGCGCCCGTCCGCTGGTGTACCGGCAGGTGAAGGTTGGCATTCTCACCACCGGCGACGAGATCAGCGACCTGCGCGACCAGATCACCCCGTGGCAGATCCGTGATTCCAACGGCCCGGCGCTGGAGGCGATGCTCTTCGCCCACGGATGGATCGATCCCCTGGTCGGACCCCGGGCCCGCGACGACCGGGACGGCATCGCCCGGGCCACCGCCGAACTGGCCGTGCACTGCGATGCGATCATCCTGACCGGCGGCGTCTCGATGGGAGCGAGGGACTATGTTCCCGCGGCGGTGCAGTCGCTGGCCGCGCACGTAATCTTCCACAGGCTCCCCCAGCGGCCGGGCAAGCCGATCCTCGGGGCCGTGCTCGCGCCGGGCCGGCCGGTCTTCGGCCTGCCGGGCAATCCGCTCTCGGTCATGGTGACGGCGCGGCGCATCGTGCTCCCGGCCCTTGCCGTGCAGGCCGGCCTCTCCGCACCGCTGGGGCCAACAGGGTTCATCCGGCTTCGCAAGCCGGACTCAGGGACGATCGCCTTGTGGTGGCACCGCCCGGTGCGGCTCCTTGAGCCGGGCGTTGGCGAACTGGTCGCCCCGGCCAGCAGCGGCGATGTGGCGGGCGCCGCCGCGTCGGATGGATTCGTCGAGGTCCCGCCCGGAGCCTCCGGCGAGGGGCCGTGGCCGTTCTACTCATGGACCGGTTGA
- a CDS encoding MoaD/ThiS family protein, with the protein MMRIRVLLFGPEAAAAGCDGVDVEVEDATCAGVLIALAEQHPALRSAAASARLAVNRELSPAQREIRAGDELALIGLVSGG; encoded by the coding sequence ATGATGCGAATCAGGGTCCTGCTCTTTGGTCCCGAGGCTGCCGCGGCGGGGTGCGATGGGGTTGATGTTGAAGTGGAGGATGCGACGTGCGCCGGAGTGCTCATCGCGCTCGCCGAGCAGCACCCGGCCCTTCGAAGCGCCGCCGCGAGCGCCCGGCTCGCGGTCAACCGGGAGCTCTCGCCGGCTCAGCGGGAAATCCGGGCTGGGGATGAACTCGCCCTGATCGGCCTGGTGTCCGGCGGATGA
- a CDS encoding molybdenum cofactor biosynthesis protein MoaE, with amino-acid sequence MSVHVDILTGPLPEAPPRRDLGLGEGFEVGAVVVFEGVVRETEDRRPLVALEYQAYEPMAQESIRKIAGDLIARFGLIAVRVEHSRGAVPVGAISFRLTVVAVHRKEALAAADEFIDVLKRDVPIWKKAVYRDP; translated from the coding sequence ATGAGCGTGCACGTGGACATCCTGACCGGTCCTCTGCCCGAGGCGCCGCCGCGGCGGGACCTGGGCTTGGGCGAAGGCTTCGAGGTGGGGGCCGTCGTTGTCTTTGAAGGGGTCGTGAGAGAGACGGAGGATCGAAGGCCCCTCGTCGCGCTGGAGTACCAGGCGTACGAACCCATGGCACAGGAGTCGATCCGGAAGATTGCCGGCGACCTGATCGCCCGGTTCGGGTTGATCGCCGTGCGGGTCGAGCACAGCCGCGGAGCCGTGCCGGTCGGGGCCATCTCGTTCCGGCTGACGGTCGTTGCCGTCCACCGCAAGGAGGCGCTGGCCGCCGCGGATGAGTTCATCGACGTTCTGAAGCGGGATGTCCCGATCTGGAAGAAGGCGGTGTATCGGGACCCATGA
- a CDS encoding ABC transporter ATP-binding protein — protein sequence MVDDGHGLLIDIHRAYPAGPTVRAAVAIPLRQSPITALLGPSGSGKTTILRCLAGLDTAADGTIRCGAQTWFDSRAGLSLPPQQRDLGYVPQEPSLFPHLSVRRNIQYPIRDLPRPERRKRTDLLLDALTLSGLERRRPSELSGGQRQRVALARALAAKPRLLLLDEPLSSLDAAARDQLRRDLRGIILLSRTPALVVTHDRLEALALADYAVALAPDGAGVVDSGPIAEAFSRLQDAAFPEPLGLETVLEARVERVRDGLADVAVGRTTLSALAPTLYSGAALVRIRAADVILTDSSELGHDSARNRLPATVRSIEPAGPLAIVRVDCGFALAAIITLASVADLGLAPGSRAAVLVKAPSVHVIPR from the coding sequence ATGGTCGATGACGGCCATGGGCTGCTGATCGACATTCATCGGGCGTACCCCGCCGGGCCCACCGTGCGCGCCGCGGTGGCCATCCCCCTTCGGCAGTCGCCCATCACGGCGCTGCTCGGACCGTCGGGCTCGGGCAAGACCACCATCCTCCGATGTCTGGCCGGCCTGGACACGGCGGCCGACGGAACGATCCGCTGCGGCGCACAGACATGGTTCGATTCCCGCGCGGGGCTTTCGCTGCCGCCGCAGCAGCGCGACCTGGGGTACGTGCCGCAGGAGCCATCGCTCTTCCCCCACCTGAGTGTGCGGCGCAACATCCAGTATCCGATCCGCGATCTCCCCCGCCCGGAGCGGCGGAAGCGGACGGATCTGCTGCTCGATGCCCTCACGCTCTCCGGCCTGGAGCGGCGGCGGCCAAGTGAACTCTCCGGGGGGCAGCGACAACGGGTGGCCCTCGCCCGCGCTCTCGCCGCGAAGCCGCGGCTGCTGCTGCTCGATGAACCGCTGTCATCGCTCGATGCGGCAGCGCGAGACCAACTCCGGCGCGACCTCCGAGGCATTATCCTGCTCTCCCGTACCCCGGCGCTGGTCGTAACCCACGATCGTCTCGAGGCCCTCGCCCTCGCCGACTACGCCGTGGCGCTCGCCCCGGACGGCGCCGGCGTCGTGGATTCCGGCCCGATTGCCGAGGCCTTCTCCCGGCTTCAGGACGCGGCCTTCCCCGAGCCGCTGGGGCTCGAGACCGTCCTCGAGGCACGCGTCGAGCGGGTGCGAGACGGCCTCGCGGACGTCGCCGTCGGCCGAACCACGCTCTCGGCGCTGGCCCCGACGCTGTACTCGGGCGCGGCGTTAGTCCGGATCCGCGCGGCGGATGTCATCCTGACCGACTCATCCGAACTTGGCCACGACAGCGCGCGCAATCGACTCCCCGCGACCGTTCGGTCCATCGAGCCGGCAGGGCCGCTCGCCATCGTCCGCGTGGACTGCGGGTTTGCCCTCGCCGCCATCATCACTCTCGCTTCGGTGGCCGATCTCGGGCTGGCGCCTGGCTCGCGCGCGGCTGTGCTGGTCAAGGCCCCGAGCGTTCATGTCATCCCGCGATAA
- the modB gene encoding molybdate ABC transporter permease subunit — protein sequence MDWDAILLSLRLAAATTALLLLIGVPIAAWLAFSPRKWKVLVEAVVALPIVLPPTVLGFYLLVALGPSNPAGRAVESLAGFRLVFTFPGLVIASVLYSLPFMVQPVAAAFAGVDRRLIETSWSLGVSRRATFFRLVLPLSAPGLLAGSILSFAHTVGEFGVVLMIGGNIPGRTRVASISIYDDVQAMHYGAAARTSIVLLALAFAALVLTYSLMRRRTWSMTAMGC from the coding sequence ATGGATTGGGACGCCATCCTGTTGAGCCTGCGACTCGCCGCCGCGACAACCGCGCTGCTGCTGCTGATCGGTGTGCCGATCGCCGCGTGGCTCGCGTTCTCGCCGCGGAAATGGAAGGTGCTTGTCGAGGCCGTCGTGGCGCTGCCGATCGTACTTCCTCCGACCGTCCTTGGCTTCTACCTGCTGGTGGCGCTCGGTCCGTCGAACCCCGCGGGCCGCGCCGTCGAGTCCCTGGCGGGGTTTCGGCTGGTCTTCACGTTCCCCGGATTGGTGATCGCGTCGGTCCTGTACAGCCTCCCGTTCATGGTGCAGCCCGTGGCCGCGGCGTTCGCAGGCGTTGACCGGCGGCTGATCGAGACGTCATGGTCCCTCGGGGTCTCTCGCCGCGCGACGTTCTTCCGCCTGGTGCTGCCGTTGTCCGCTCCGGGGCTCCTGGCGGGGTCGATCCTGTCGTTTGCCCATACGGTGGGCGAGTTCGGCGTGGTCCTGATGATCGGCGGGAACATTCCCGGTCGGACGCGTGTGGCCTCCATATCGATCTACGACGATGTGCAGGCCATGCACTACGGCGCCGCGGCGCGTACATCAATCGTTCTGCTCGCCCTCGCGTTCGCGGCGCTCGTGCTGACCTACTCGCTCATGCGGAGGCGGACATGGTCGATGACGGCCATGGGCTGCTGA
- the modA gene encoding molybdate ABC transporter substrate-binding protein, translating into MSRFGALVLIVLALLAAGCSKAPSHEDDRVLRVAAASSVRAVAEALAREFESDHPGVRVTVTPGASGTLVAQMRNGAPFDVFLSADMNYPAALAAAGLTLDPPRPYARGELVLWLPATAAASADGLALDVLRSGAVRQIAIANPDHAPYGQAATSALRSLGLYELVATKLAYGENVEQAAQFAHAGAAEAAILPRSLVSMPPLSGSGRWIAIPATAYEPIEHGVVVLKSSPQGPAAREFAGLILSPRGGETLARHGLTPVSATP; encoded by the coding sequence ATGTCCCGCTTTGGCGCGCTTGTTCTCATTGTGCTGGCCCTGCTGGCCGCCGGCTGTTCGAAGGCACCAAGCCACGAAGACGACCGCGTTCTGCGGGTCGCCGCGGCGTCATCGGTCCGGGCGGTGGCCGAGGCTCTCGCCCGCGAGTTCGAGTCCGATCACCCGGGGGTAAGGGTCACGGTCACTCCCGGGGCCTCTGGCACGCTCGTGGCACAGATGCGCAACGGCGCTCCGTTTGATGTCTTCCTCTCCGCGGATATGAACTACCCGGCAGCGCTCGCGGCCGCCGGGCTCACGCTCGATCCTCCCCGACCCTACGCCCGCGGGGAGCTCGTACTCTGGCTGCCGGCCACCGCTGCCGCGAGCGCGGACGGGCTCGCCCTGGATGTGCTTCGCTCCGGCGCGGTGAGGCAGATCGCCATCGCCAACCCGGACCACGCGCCCTACGGGCAGGCCGCAACCTCGGCACTCCGGTCGCTTGGCCTCTACGAGTTGGTCGCGACGAAACTTGCCTATGGAGAGAACGTCGAGCAGGCGGCCCAGTTTGCACACGCCGGCGCGGCGGAGGCCGCCATCCTGCCACGGAGCCTCGTATCCATGCCCCCGCTGTCCGGTTCGGGCCGATGGATTGCGATCCCGGCGACCGCGTACGAGCCAATCGAACACGGCGTGGTCGTGCTGAAGTCGTCGCCGCAGGGCCCTGCCGCTCGCGAGTTCGCAGGCCTGATCTTGTCGCCCCGCGGCGGCGAGACGCTCGCTCGCCACGGCCTCACCCCTGTCTCCGCAACCCCGTAA